A genomic stretch from Psilocybe cubensis strain MGC-MH-2018 chromosome 1, whole genome shotgun sequence includes:
- a CDS encoding hypothetical protein (Uncharacterized protein YJL213W), which produces MTSTRHIYDSKAESSSKYEEGDATGNGVSKTSRRVRRLYQIHVGQLFDSVGRVLVKDQVVTVDRDRGIIIDVSDEQLKDWEWVVGKEEVNVSVERIDLEGLVLLPGFVDVHVHLFLHPYSETSWDDQVTKESLSERTVRATVHARRTLLAGYTTVRDLGTEGALDADIGLRKCLAGQHPMIPGPRYYCATRAIVTTGSYGPKNTLTPSQQGVDGMRGAEPADGVAQCIQEVRKQIGAGADWIKIYADYRPRSLTAPVSFSTATRSIATFHEDEMKAMINTAHALGVKVAAHASTFGAIKNAVALGVNSIEHGGQICLGEEEDEEELENGTGVTELLEELVKPGGNTFFVPTVAVYYTIQQSGTVYGNQQWEMAKRTFEAALSVDSSQFDTSNATYLDGEKPDLNIACGGDTAVFPHGQNALEMSLMRKLGASWERVLGWGTYSGWKCVRGMEWEGVKGKKKLERLQAREKNRKFNLSGGDEKGGGKEDLDLDRGVPFGAIRVGWAADLIGIQGKLDGTPEDFEEAVMRGVQFVMKGGVIYKKDGKEVLQI; this is translated from the exons ATGACTTCCACTCGCCATATATACGACTCCAAGGCTGAATCCAGCTCCAAGTACGAAGAGGGGGATGCGACAGGGAATGGTGTTTCCAAGACTTCCCGTCGCGTGCGCAGGTTGTACCAGATTCACGTTGGGCAGCTGTTCGACTCAGTGGGACGCGTCTTGGTGAAGGATCAAGTCGTGACTGTTGATAGAGACAGGGGCATCATCATAGACGTCTCTGACGAGCAGTTGAAGGACTGGGAATGGGTTGTTGGGAAGGAGGAGGTCAACGTTTCAGTGGAGCGGATCGACTTGGAGGGCTTGGTGTTGCTCCCAGGGTTCGTGGATGTCCATGTTCATC tctttcttcatccataTTCGGAGACTTCATGGGATGACCAGGTCACCAAAGAGAGTCTCTCTGAGCGCACTGTGCGTGCGACTGTTCACGCTCGAAGGACGCTTCTGGCTGGATACACCACAGTTCG GGATCTCGGCACTGAAGGCGCTCTTGATGCAGATATTGGGCTACGGAAATGTTTGGCTGGGCAGCACCCCATGATACCTGGACCGCGATACTACTGCGCAACGCGAGCCATTGTCACTACAGGGTCGTATG GCCCTAAGAACACCTTGACACCTTCTCAACAAGGTGTAGACGGCATGCGAGGAGCAGAACCTGCGGACGGTGTTGCCCAATGCATACAAGAAGTGCGCAAACAAATAGGCGCTGGTGCTGATTGGATCAAG ATATACGCTGATTACCGGCCCAGAAGTCTCACTGCACCGGTCTCCTTTTCAACCGCGACGCGTTCCATTGCGACGTTCCACGAGGATGAAATGAAAGCCATGATTAACACGGCGCATGCATTGGGAGTCAAGGTCGCCGCCCACGCGAGTACTTTCGGTGCAATCAAAAATGCAGTTGCCCTAGGTGTCAATAGTATTGAGCATGGTGGTCAAATCTGCCTgggtgaagaagaggacgaagaggaacTGGAGAATGGCACTGGCGTAACCGAGCTTCTCGAAGAGCTCGTAAAACCAGGAGGAAATACGTTCTTCGTCCCAACGGTTGCCGTGTACTACACCATCCAGCAAAGCGGGACTGTGTATGGCAACCAGCAATGGGAAATGGCGAAAAGAACCTTTGAGGCGGCCCTCAGTGTTGACTCGTCACAATTTGACACATCCAACGCCACTTATTTGGATGGCGAAAAACCCGATTTGAACATCGCATGTGGTGGAGACACAGCTGTGTTTCCTCATGGCCAAAATGCACTAGAAATGTCACTGATGCGTAAATTGGGGGCAAGTTGGGAGAGGGTTCTTGGATGGGGGACGTACAGTGGCTGGAAATGCGTTCGCGGAATGGAGTGGGAGGGTgtcaaaggaaagaagaaactTGAGCGCCTTCAAGCTCGAGAAAAGAATAGGAAATTCAATCTGAGTGGTGGCGACGAGAAAGGTGGAGGTAAAGAAGACTTAGATTTGGATCGTGGAGTGCCATTTGGCGCTATTCGAGTCGGCTGGGCTGCAGATCTCATTGGAATACAGGGGAAACTCGATGGAACACCTGAAGATTTTGAGGAAGCTGTCATGCGAGGCGTTCAATTTGTGATGAAAGGGGGCGTTATATACAAGAAAGATGGGAAGGAGGTTCTTCAAATCTGA